In Pantoea sp. Ep11b, the following are encoded in one genomic region:
- a CDS encoding diguanylate phosphodiesterase, which produces MLSTLIYRSQLAGSVSPERLKALVERASVKNAEANVTGILLYNGQHFFQVLEGSVDNVNRVYQRISSDDRHFNLIELMRDYAPARRFGDTGMALFDLRDYPKHDVVDALLKRVTLSDERIRHDRVVKFLRSFVEGRDKETFIEIDPASEWTLIAPSLTPAQPAFQPAADQHCEFALQPIVDTANRQIVSCEALIRGQRGSSPADYFSRLPEDERYQADLDSKTYAFQLARHLGLQDQTLSVNLLPMSLVMIEDAVAYLIAQIRQQGLRPEQIVVEVTEDEIISRFDAFHLAVKQLKAAGISLALDDFGAGFAGLSLLADFQPDKVKIDRKLITDIHRSGPRQAIVLAILKCCQALEITVIAEGVEKIEEWLWLESAGVRYYQGFLFARPALNALPEVHWPARRPV; this is translated from the coding sequence ATGCTCTCCACCCTGATCTACCGTAGCCAGCTTGCGGGTTCTGTCTCGCCAGAGCGGTTAAAAGCACTGGTAGAGCGCGCCAGCGTTAAAAATGCCGAGGCGAATGTCACCGGGATCCTGCTCTATAACGGTCAGCATTTTTTTCAGGTACTGGAAGGCAGCGTTGATAATGTCAACAGGGTTTACCAGCGCATCAGTTCGGACGATCGCCATTTTAACCTGATTGAACTGATGCGGGACTACGCGCCTGCCCGTCGCTTTGGTGATACCGGAATGGCGCTGTTCGATCTACGCGATTATCCGAAACACGACGTAGTTGATGCCCTGCTAAAACGGGTCACGCTGAGTGATGAGCGGATCAGGCATGACAGAGTCGTGAAGTTCCTGCGGTCTTTCGTTGAAGGGCGGGACAAAGAGACGTTTATCGAAATCGATCCTGCCAGCGAATGGACGCTGATCGCGCCCTCTCTCACCCCGGCACAACCCGCCTTTCAGCCGGCAGCGGATCAGCACTGCGAATTTGCCCTACAGCCCATTGTGGATACTGCAAACCGCCAGATTGTTTCCTGCGAGGCGTTGATTCGCGGTCAGCGCGGATCTTCGCCCGCCGACTATTTTTCCCGGCTGCCTGAAGATGAGCGTTATCAGGCCGATCTCGACTCCAAAACCTACGCTTTCCAGCTGGCGCGGCATCTGGGACTGCAGGATCAGACCCTGTCCGTCAATCTGCTGCCTATGTCACTGGTGATGATCGAGGATGCCGTAGCGTACCTGATCGCTCAGATCAGGCAGCAGGGCCTGCGGCCGGAGCAGATCGTGGTTGAAGTGACGGAAGATGAGATTATTTCCCGCTTCGATGCCTTTCATCTGGCGGTTAAGCAACTCAAAGCCGCCGGGATCAGTCTGGCGCTCGACGATTTTGGCGCGGGTTTTGCCGGTTTATCTCTGTTAGCTGATTTTCAGCCTGACAAAGTAAAAATCGATCGTAAGCTCATCACCGATATCCATCGCAGCGGCCCGCGTCAGGCCATTGTGCTGGCGATCCTGAAATGCTGCCAGGCGCTGGAGATTACCGTCATCGCGGAAGGCGTTGAAAAAATAGAAGAGTGGCTCTGGCTCGAAAGTGCCGGCGTTCGCTACTATCAGGGCTTTCTGTTTGCCCGCCCGGCGTTGAACGCCCTGCCCGAAGTGCACTGGCCAGCCCGTCGTCCTGTCTGA
- a CDS encoding CsbD family protein, with protein sequence MNEDRIGGNWKQFKGKVKEKWGDLTDDDMTVVEGKRDQLVGKIQERYGYEKDRAEKEVKDWEDSNKYQW encoded by the coding sequence ATGAACGAAGATCGCATTGGCGGTAACTGGAAGCAGTTCAAAGGTAAGGTGAAGGAAAAATGGGGCGATCTCACGGATGACGACATGACCGTTGTTGAAGGGAAGCGCGACCAGCTGGTCGGCAAAATTCAGGAACGCTACGGCTACGAAAAAGATCGTGCCGAAAAAGAAGTCAAAGACTGGGAAGATTCTAATAAGTACCAGTGGTAA
- a CDS encoding MerR family transcriptional regulator, translating to MPHHSTDTVCGLVGVLPETLRRWRRAGLITPPGATGYSDQQLTRALCVREMTSGGHTLFDIHAALNWPGVTLPGGWACREEDMLQLLASYPDADIERELQMMSTDYCSDDYVNRYLRPLNLWLRSDLSEGAAQRQMRFHTAVLRQWEQLARGALRRSTVPLFLEAVSVTDETEIWMEAIRLNGQGFRVEVAAEASGVPAVAQQRFEHHLMWCGDGICAQMKAAFHASLEAGEPVMLTGTDTALRSPVKPKATST from the coding sequence ATGCCCCATCACTCTACCGACACCGTCTGTGGCCTTGTCGGTGTTCTGCCCGAAACTCTGCGCCGCTGGCGCCGGGCCGGACTGATAACACCACCTGGAGCAACGGGCTATTCCGACCAGCAGCTTACGCGCGCGCTATGCGTTCGCGAAATGACGTCAGGCGGCCATACGCTTTTTGATATCCACGCTGCGCTTAACTGGCCCGGCGTGACGCTGCCTGGCGGCTGGGCCTGCCGCGAAGAGGATATGCTGCAGCTGCTGGCCTCCTATCCGGACGCCGATATTGAACGTGAACTGCAGATGATGAGCACAGACTACTGTAGCGATGACTACGTTAATCGCTATCTCCGGCCGCTCAATCTCTGGCTGCGTAGTGATCTCAGTGAAGGTGCGGCGCAGCGTCAGATGCGCTTTCATACAGCGGTGCTCAGGCAGTGGGAACAGCTGGCACGGGGCGCTCTTCGACGCAGTACCGTGCCGCTGTTTCTTGAGGCGGTCAGCGTCACGGATGAAACGGAAATCTGGATGGAAGCGATCCGGCTGAACGGCCAGGGATTCCGGGTGGAAGTGGCTGCGGAAGCATCCGGCGTTCCTGCCGTGGCACAACAACGTTTTGAGCATCACCTCATGTGGTGCGGCGATGGTATCTGCGCCCAGATGAAAGCGGCTTTTCACGCCAGTCTTGAGGCAGGTGAACCCGTCATGCTTACGGGCACCGATACTGCGCTGCGGTCGCCGGTTAAGCCAAAAGCCACCAGCACCTGA
- a CDS encoding Hsp20 family protein → MSLQPFSAFPSLADSVFSDRFNRIDKLFSQLTGDSPVSAAPAYDLQRFEHHRYALTVSVPGWKEQELEIEHRGGRLSVAGHREKDSQETSGEPRQEEGGWIHRGIARHDFQLSFSIPEHMKVTGATLAEGLLKIDLYQEIPESEKPRRIPIATDGPRTLEHQ, encoded by the coding sequence ATGTCATTACAACCCTTCTCAGCATTCCCTTCACTGGCGGATTCTGTGTTTTCAGATCGCTTCAACCGCATCGATAAATTATTCAGTCAGCTGACAGGCGACAGTCCCGTTTCTGCAGCGCCCGCTTATGACCTGCAGCGTTTTGAGCATCATCGTTATGCGCTGACCGTGAGCGTACCGGGCTGGAAAGAGCAGGAGCTGGAGATCGAGCATCGTGGCGGACGGCTTTCCGTGGCGGGTCACAGAGAAAAAGACAGTCAGGAAACGTCCGGCGAACCCCGTCAGGAGGAGGGCGGCTGGATCCATCGCGGCATCGCCCGACACGATTTTCAGCTGAGCTTTTCGATTCCCGAGCACATGAAGGTCACGGGCGCCACGCTGGCGGAAGGCTTACTGAAGATCGACCTGTATCAGGAAATTCCGGAGAGCGAAAAACCGCGCCGCATCCCGATTGCGACCGACGGTCCGCGCACGCTTGAACATCAGTAA
- a CDS encoding transcriptional regulator: MVNRPPQPPVVVQSNVRELRLAAGLSQQSAAERFDLSLRVWQTKEAAVNPALLSQGEYELLLLLAGRHPHYVLAPQNKK; this comes from the coding sequence TTGGTTAATCGTCCCCCCCAGCCGCCTGTGGTTGTCCAGAGTAATGTGCGTGAACTTCGGCTGGCCGCCGGACTTTCCCAGCAGAGTGCGGCAGAACGTTTCGATCTCAGCCTGCGTGTCTGGCAAACCAAAGAAGCCGCAGTCAATCCGGCCTTGTTGAGTCAGGGCGAATATGAACTGTTGCTGTTGCTGGCCGGGCGTCATCCGCATTACGTTCTGGCACCGCAGAATAAAAAATAG